Proteins encoded by one window of bacterium:
- a CDS encoding NADH-quinone oxidoreductase subunit J, with amino-acid sequence MDIMGHAVAFYVFGILAVALALATILHKNIFKSATFLAGMLFCLAALFVTLDAEFLAVVQVLVYIGAITMLIVFAIMLTTRINDETKSKFNSQLWISSLTTLGFLGLIISVILKGGWGGVMTSSGALPPDMLGAIGTALLSDFILAFDVVSILLLVALIGALHIAKQDDRKPYVQESFVGEEDIAPKHHVKENEEMHV; translated from the coding sequence ATGGATATTATGGGACATGCTGTAGCATTTTATGTGTTTGGAATATTGGCCGTCGCGCTGGCTCTGGCGACAATACTTCACAAGAATATTTTCAAGTCAGCCACATTTCTGGCCGGGATGCTGTTTTGCCTTGCGGCATTATTTGTTACGCTCGACGCAGAGTTTCTTGCCGTGGTACAAGTGCTGGTGTATATCGGCGCCATCACCATGCTTATCGTCTTTGCGATCATGCTTACCACGCGGATCAACGATGAGACGAAAAGCAAATTTAACAGCCAGCTGTGGATTTCGTCGCTCACAACACTCGGTTTTTTAGGCCTGATCATATCCGTAATCTTAAAAGGCGGATGGGGCGGAGTTATGACGTCATCCGGCGCGTTGCCTCCGGATATGCTTGGCGCCATCGGCACAGCGTTATTGTCTGATTTTATTCTCGCCTTTGATGTGGTATCCATTTTGTTGTTAGTCGCGTTGATCGGCGCGCTTCATATTGCCAAGCAGGACGATCGCAAGCCGTACGTTCAGGAATCGTTTGTGGGCGAGGAAGATATCGCGCCCAAACATCACGTCAAAGAAAATGAAGAGATGCACGTTTAG
- the nuoK gene encoding NADH-quinone oxidoreductase subunit NuoK, whose translation MGIYHYLVLSFILFAIGMVGVMVRRSVILMLISIEILFNSINLTAVAFNRFLYPEEVTGQVFVIFIMTVAAAEAAVGLAIVMSVYKNFKNLEIGGLHTLKN comes from the coding sequence ATCGGAATTTATCATTATTTGGTTTTGAGCTTTATTTTATTTGCGATCGGCATGGTCGGCGTGATGGTTCGCCGTTCCGTTATCCTAATGCTGATCTCCATTGAGATCCTGTTTAATTCCATCAATTTGACCGCAGTCGCATTTAATCGTTTTCTTTATCCGGAAGAGGTCACCGGACAAGTGTTTGTCATATTCATCATGACGGTAGCTGCCGCCGAAGCGGCAGTGGGGCTGGCCATCGTGATGTCGGTATATAAAAATTTTAAGAATTTAGAGATCGGCGGAT